One region of Armigeres subalbatus isolate Guangzhou_Male chromosome 3, GZ_Asu_2, whole genome shotgun sequence genomic DNA includes:
- the LOC134220024 gene encoding uncharacterized protein LOC134220024 isoform X1, producing the protein MTQSRLIVCWVFVVGLIIEHNNYGKVSAFLPLLGMKPFGRSRGPLGGPRPFARRGMPFLRASNPFADSDDKKVEQKTDEVVHSSNHVEDIIIPELLSTVIGYFNADGTIEKFATVEKIPEKSRRKRSIDSPSGYLIDSLENTDNDNVKLYDPHAEVYPLKYVRAVQVPRSIREASRVSHRLRLGAPANRYATFIPHEKSVDSSNDRSLRRILRDYAWSQYVPRPRDEDDLVAAETIPQDVQDIRNQISQASPPDGTLNFLAALNEFLAENTAPQTGPNQVSSIHVVSDNGTVAPEPVETQNKTDKAAPGTVINYNFFQFGCCRDNNLKDGANPACIELLSQIPHRIDKRKGVHEFELVMDGTAMENPIFADDYPTRKLLKPIRNKRSGRKLKVWKLHQILDSDELLVSESQHKPDMANVPSEVNEDSARPRDPRHSRDSGRYRPNRGDQSPMRIPNPLEALVPVKRTQLQAPEDQAVDSKGRRIRPKLTPRIKGRRADELPATTTTTEQPKTTTSTAAPTTTPQETTTRKRFRLRPRQKKSIENEAYYRSDSVDASSEAHHPKLQTSFGKQFKRGKTAKKLSKKPLNTAQQMQLIDTRNSEDKWEKIFALTTPRTMPRRSINNPIAKSSKRDSRWRLKRAQQFRQRRFKNGHPSEDQLGRQPINIFTSPTPRPRPASRVERFGRINPISAEPSLPVSYNVPIEYIPPAPPAPPPAPQPSPALPSVADERRQRKMRPVSRQPSRPRLGSSSAEIMKMGPPREPIVQPIVQPQTGIPPAMQDFIVRKVKEHCETCNPNEVIKNPQSRSASPARYYSSYKNKSPQSVRAPRTQPVAPPSGLLGMNPLRSIFQMEIFKPWRNLLNGKTPKS; encoded by the exons ATGACGCAATCGAGGCTGATCGTGTGCTGGGTGTTTGTGGTTGGCTTGATTATAGAACATAACAATTATGGCAAG GTTTCAGCATTTCTTCCACTACTTGGAATGAAGCCTTTTGGACGCAGTCGTGGTCCACTTGGAGGGCCCAGACCGTTTGCAAGGAGAGGTATGCCTTTTCTCAGGGCCAGCAATCCATTCGCTGATAGCGACGACaaaaaagtagaacaaaaaaCAGATGAAGTTGTGCATTCATCTAACCATGTTGAAGACATCATTATACCTGAATTATTGTCAACTGTAATAGGTTACTTCAACGCAGATGGGACAATAGAGAAGTTCGCTACTGTTGAAAAGATACCGGAGAAGTCGAGACGAAAACGATCCATAGATTCTCCTTCTGGTTATTTAATTGATTCACTCGAG AACACAGACAATGATAACGTGAAGCTTTATGATCCACATGCCGAAGTCTACCCGTTGAAATATGTTAGAGCTGTACAAGTTCCGCGAAGTATACGCGAAGCTTCGAGAGTATCTCATCGACTACGCCTTGGAGCTCCTGCAAACAGGTATGCCACATTCATCCCACATGAAAAATCTGTAGACAGTTCCAACGATAGAAGCTTGCGAAGAATCTTGAGGGATTATGCGTGGTCTCAGTACGTTCCACGCCCCCGAGACGAAGATGATCTTGTGGCGGCGGAAACCATTCCACAGGATGTTCAGGATATTCGTAATCAGATCAGCCAAGCAAGTCCTCCGGATGGAACTCTAAACTTTTTGGCTGCGCTGAACGAATTTCTCGCAGAAAATACAGCGCCTCAAACTGGGCCGAATCAAGTATCCAGCATTCACGTAGTCTCAGATAACGGTACGGTTGCTCCTGAGCCCGTTGAAACGCAAAACAAAACTGATAAAGCCGCTCCCGGCACAGTCATCAACTACAATTTCTTCCAATTTGGCTGCTGTCGTGACAATAACCTTAAAGACGGTGCAAACCCAGCTTGTATAGAATTGCTGAGTCAAATACCTCATCGAATAGACAAACGAAAAGGTGTCCATGAATTTGAACTTGTTATGGATGGTACCGCAATGGAGAATCCGATTTTCGCCGACGACTATCCGACAAGAAAATTGTTAAAGCCGATTCGTAATAAGAGAAGCGGTCGGAAGCTCAAGGTTTGGAAGCTTCATCAAATACTTGATTCTGATGAACTTTTGGTGTCAGAATCGCAACACAAACCAGATATGGCAAATGTGCCGAGTGAAGTCAATGAAGATTCTGCAAGGCCTCGTGACCCACGTCACTCCAGAGATTCCGGTAGATATCGTCCAAATCGTGGAGATCAGTCACCAATGCGGATCCCCAATCCATTAGAAGCTCTAGTGCCTGTCAAAAGAACACAACTACAAGCCCCCGAAGACCAGGCAGTAGATTCAAAAGGACGAAGAATCAGGCCCAAACTAACTCCGCGGATAAAAGGACGTCGTGCTGATGAACTTCCCGCCACCACTACGACAACAGAACAACCCAAGACAACGACATCTACGGCAGCGCCAACGACAACTCCGCAGGAAACAACCACACGAAAAAGATTTCGCCTCCGGCCACGCCAGAAAAAAAGCATCGAAAATGAGGCGTATTATCGCTCAGACTCTGTAGACGCATCTTCCGAGGCACATCATCCTAAATTACAAACATCATTTGGGAAGCAGTTCAAGAGAGGTAAAACGGCTAAGAAGCTATCGAAAAAGCCACTGAATACCGCTCAACAAATGCAGCTCATAGATACTAGAAACAGTGAGGATAAATGGGAGAAGATCTTCGCATTGACCACTCCGCGGACTATGCCAAGGCGAAGTATTAATAACCCGATAGCAAAATCTTCTAAACGAGACTCGCGCTGGCGCCTGAAACGGGCTCAACAGTTCAGGCAACGACGCTTCAAAAATGGACATCCATCTGAGGACCAATTAGGACGGCAACCGATAAACATATTCACATCTCCGACCCCCAGACCACGACCTGCAAGTAGGGTGGAACGATTTGGAAGAATTAACCCCATTTCTGCGGAACCTTCGCTTCCAGTTAGCTACAATGTACCCATCGAATATATTCCACCAGCACCACCAGCGCCCCCACCGGCCCCACAACCAAGTCCAGCATTGCCATCGGTAGCCGATGAGCGCCGGCAACGCAAAATGCGGCCCGTCAGTCGACAACCCAGTAGACCGCGGTTGGGATCAAGCTCGGCTGAGATTATGAAAATGGGTCCACCACGGGAACCCATTGTGCAACCAATTGTACAACCACAAACTGGCATCCCACCAGCAATGCAGGATTTCATTGTTCGGAAGGTAAAAGAACATTGCGAAACATGCAACCCCAATGAGGTTATCAAAAACCCACAAAGTAGAAGCGCTTCACCTGCCCGATATTATTCGTCTTATAAAAATAAAAGCCCTCAGAGTGTCCGGGCACCGCGGACTCAACCAGTAGCGCCACCTTCAGGATTGCTCGGAATGAATCCAC TGCGATCCATATTCCAGATGGAAATCTTTAAACCCTGGAGAAATTTACTGAATGGCAAAACTCCAAAATCGTAG
- the LOC134220024 gene encoding uncharacterized protein LOC134220024 isoform X2 translates to MTQSRLIVCWVFVVGLIIEHNNYGKVSAFLPLLGMKPFGRSRGPLGGPRPFARRGMPFLRASNPFADSDDKKVEQKTDEVVHSSNHVEDIIIPELLSTVIGYFNADGTIEKFATVEKIPEKSRRKRSIDSPSGYLIDSLENTDNDNVKLYDPHAEVYPLKYVRAVQVPRSIREASRVSHRLRLGAPANRYATFIPHEKSVDSSNDRSLRRILRDYAWSQYVPRPRDEDDLVAAETIPQDVQDIRNQISQASPPDGTLNFLAALNEFLAENTAPQTGPNQVSSIHVVSDNGTVAPEPVETQNKTDKAAPGTVINYNFFQFGCCRDNNLKDGANPACIELLSQIPHRIDKRKGVHEFELVMDGTAMENPIFADDYPTRKLLKPIRNKRSGRKLKVWKLHQILDSDELLVSESQHKPDMANVPSEVNEDSARPRDPRHSRDSGRYRPNRGDQSPMRIPNPLEALVPVKRTQLQAPEDQAVDSKGRRIRPKLTPRIKGRRADELPATTTTTEQPKTTTSTAAPTTTPQETTTRKRFRLRPRQKKSIENEAYYRSDSVDASSEAHHPKLQTSFGKQFKRGKTAKKLSKKPLNTAQQMQLIDTRNSEDKWEKIFALTTPRTMPRRSINNPIAKSSKRDSRWRLKRAQQFRQRRFKNGHPSEDQLGRQPINIFTSPTPRPRPASRVERFGRINPISAEPSLPVSYNVPIEYIPPAPPAPPPAPQPSPALPSVADERRQRKMRPVSRQPSRPRLGSSSAEIMKMGPPREPIVQPIVQPQTGIPPAMQDFIVRKVKEHCETCNPNEVIKNPQSRSASPARYYSSYKNKSPQSVRAPRTQPVAPPSGLLGMNPRSAIHIPDGNL, encoded by the exons ATGACGCAATCGAGGCTGATCGTGTGCTGGGTGTTTGTGGTTGGCTTGATTATAGAACATAACAATTATGGCAAG GTTTCAGCATTTCTTCCACTACTTGGAATGAAGCCTTTTGGACGCAGTCGTGGTCCACTTGGAGGGCCCAGACCGTTTGCAAGGAGAGGTATGCCTTTTCTCAGGGCCAGCAATCCATTCGCTGATAGCGACGACaaaaaagtagaacaaaaaaCAGATGAAGTTGTGCATTCATCTAACCATGTTGAAGACATCATTATACCTGAATTATTGTCAACTGTAATAGGTTACTTCAACGCAGATGGGACAATAGAGAAGTTCGCTACTGTTGAAAAGATACCGGAGAAGTCGAGACGAAAACGATCCATAGATTCTCCTTCTGGTTATTTAATTGATTCACTCGAG AACACAGACAATGATAACGTGAAGCTTTATGATCCACATGCCGAAGTCTACCCGTTGAAATATGTTAGAGCTGTACAAGTTCCGCGAAGTATACGCGAAGCTTCGAGAGTATCTCATCGACTACGCCTTGGAGCTCCTGCAAACAGGTATGCCACATTCATCCCACATGAAAAATCTGTAGACAGTTCCAACGATAGAAGCTTGCGAAGAATCTTGAGGGATTATGCGTGGTCTCAGTACGTTCCACGCCCCCGAGACGAAGATGATCTTGTGGCGGCGGAAACCATTCCACAGGATGTTCAGGATATTCGTAATCAGATCAGCCAAGCAAGTCCTCCGGATGGAACTCTAAACTTTTTGGCTGCGCTGAACGAATTTCTCGCAGAAAATACAGCGCCTCAAACTGGGCCGAATCAAGTATCCAGCATTCACGTAGTCTCAGATAACGGTACGGTTGCTCCTGAGCCCGTTGAAACGCAAAACAAAACTGATAAAGCCGCTCCCGGCACAGTCATCAACTACAATTTCTTCCAATTTGGCTGCTGTCGTGACAATAACCTTAAAGACGGTGCAAACCCAGCTTGTATAGAATTGCTGAGTCAAATACCTCATCGAATAGACAAACGAAAAGGTGTCCATGAATTTGAACTTGTTATGGATGGTACCGCAATGGAGAATCCGATTTTCGCCGACGACTATCCGACAAGAAAATTGTTAAAGCCGATTCGTAATAAGAGAAGCGGTCGGAAGCTCAAGGTTTGGAAGCTTCATCAAATACTTGATTCTGATGAACTTTTGGTGTCAGAATCGCAACACAAACCAGATATGGCAAATGTGCCGAGTGAAGTCAATGAAGATTCTGCAAGGCCTCGTGACCCACGTCACTCCAGAGATTCCGGTAGATATCGTCCAAATCGTGGAGATCAGTCACCAATGCGGATCCCCAATCCATTAGAAGCTCTAGTGCCTGTCAAAAGAACACAACTACAAGCCCCCGAAGACCAGGCAGTAGATTCAAAAGGACGAAGAATCAGGCCCAAACTAACTCCGCGGATAAAAGGACGTCGTGCTGATGAACTTCCCGCCACCACTACGACAACAGAACAACCCAAGACAACGACATCTACGGCAGCGCCAACGACAACTCCGCAGGAAACAACCACACGAAAAAGATTTCGCCTCCGGCCACGCCAGAAAAAAAGCATCGAAAATGAGGCGTATTATCGCTCAGACTCTGTAGACGCATCTTCCGAGGCACATCATCCTAAATTACAAACATCATTTGGGAAGCAGTTCAAGAGAGGTAAAACGGCTAAGAAGCTATCGAAAAAGCCACTGAATACCGCTCAACAAATGCAGCTCATAGATACTAGAAACAGTGAGGATAAATGGGAGAAGATCTTCGCATTGACCACTCCGCGGACTATGCCAAGGCGAAGTATTAATAACCCGATAGCAAAATCTTCTAAACGAGACTCGCGCTGGCGCCTGAAACGGGCTCAACAGTTCAGGCAACGACGCTTCAAAAATGGACATCCATCTGAGGACCAATTAGGACGGCAACCGATAAACATATTCACATCTCCGACCCCCAGACCACGACCTGCAAGTAGGGTGGAACGATTTGGAAGAATTAACCCCATTTCTGCGGAACCTTCGCTTCCAGTTAGCTACAATGTACCCATCGAATATATTCCACCAGCACCACCAGCGCCCCCACCGGCCCCACAACCAAGTCCAGCATTGCCATCGGTAGCCGATGAGCGCCGGCAACGCAAAATGCGGCCCGTCAGTCGACAACCCAGTAGACCGCGGTTGGGATCAAGCTCGGCTGAGATTATGAAAATGGGTCCACCACGGGAACCCATTGTGCAACCAATTGTACAACCACAAACTGGCATCCCACCAGCAATGCAGGATTTCATTGTTCGGAAGGTAAAAGAACATTGCGAAACATGCAACCCCAATGAGGTTATCAAAAACCCACAAAGTAGAAGCGCTTCACCTGCCCGATATTATTCGTCTTATAAAAATAAAAGCCCTCAGAGTGTCCGGGCACCGCGGACTCAACCAGTAGCGCCACCTTCAGGATTGCTCGGAATGAATCCACGTAG TGCGATCCATATTCCAGATGGAAATCTTTAA